The following is a genomic window from Streptomyces chrestomyceticus JCM 4735.
TGCCGGCCGGGTACGGAGACGGTGAAGGTGAGGACCTTGCCGTTGGCGAGGACGACGGTGACCTCGCTGGTCAGCCCCCGCTGGTTGATCTTGTGGACCCGTACGTCGGCGTCCTCGGCCTCGCCGTAGGTGACGATCTCGATGTCCAGGCGGCCGGAGAGGCGGGCGGTCAGCTCGCGGGCGCCGGGGTGGTCGGCGGAGACGACCAGGGTGCCGCCGGGGCGGATACGGCCGGCGAAGGTCTCGAAGGACTCGTAGATCTCGTCCATCGAGGCGTAGTTGGCGTGGTGGTCCAGCTCCACGTTGAGGACGATGGCGACCTCGGGCGCGTACTTGTGGAAGCTGCGGTCGCTCTCGTCCGCCTCGGCCACGAAGATCTCGCCGCTGCCGTGCTCGGCGTTGGAGCCGGGGGCGTCCAGGTCGCCGCCGATCGCGTACGACGGGGACAGGCCCAGCGAGCCGAGGGAGACGGCCAGCATGGAGGTGGTGGTCGTCTTGCCGTGGGTGCCGGCCACGGCGATCGGGCGCAGGCCGTCCATCAGGGCGGCGAGCGCGTCGGAGCGGTGCACGACGGGGATGCCGCGCTCGCGGGCGGCGGCCAGCTCCGGGTTGTCGTCGCGGATCGCGGAGGAGACGACGACGCTGGTGGCGTCCTCGGCCAGGTGGGCGGCGGCGTGCCCGAGGTGGACCGTGGCGCCGGCGTCGCGCAGGGCGCGGACGGTCGCCGACTCCTTGGCGTCGCTGCCCGCGACCCGGGCGCCGCGCTGCGCGAGGATCTTCGCAATGCCGGACATCCCGGCGCCGCCGATGCCGATGAAGTGCGGTCGGTCCATCGCGTCGGGGATGCCCGGGGACGGTGCCATGCGTCAGTCTCCTGCTCGTCGATCTCTTCGGTCCGTACGCGCACGATTCTCGCACCCGGCACCGACAGCCCGTGCCGGGCGGGCCGGGGTACCGGTTCAGCGGCGGATCAGCCCGCGCGCGGTGGCCGCGGCGACCGCCGACGTACGGGAGTCGACGCCCAGCTTGGCGTAGATGTGCACCAGGTGGGACTTGACGGTGGCCTGGCTGAGGAAGAGCCGCTTGCTGATCCGGGCGTTGGACAGGCCGTCGGCGACCAGTTGCAGCACCTCGGTCTCGCGCCGGGAGAGGGCCGTGGCGGGCGCCCGCATCCGGTCCATCAGGCGCAGGGCGACGGTCGGCGCGAGGGCGGACTTGCCGGCCGCCGCGGTACGGACGGCCGCGGCCAGCTCCTCGGGCGGCGCGTCCTTGAGGAGGTAGCCGGTGGCCCCGGCCTCGATGGCGGCGAGGATGTCCGCGTCGGTGTCGAACGTGGTCAGGACGAGGACGCGCGGGGCGTCCTCGCGGGCGGTGATGGCGGCGGTGGCCTGCGAGCCGAGCATCCGCCCGCCGAACTGGAGGTCCATCAGGACGACGTCGACGTCCGGCCGGGCGGCCCGTTCGACGGCCTCCTCGGCCGTGGGGACGTCCGCGACGACCTCGAAGTCCGGCTCGGTCTCCAGGACGGCGCGCAGTCCGGCCCGTACGACCGGGTGGTCGTCGGCGAGGAGGAGGCCGATGGTGGTGGTATCGGGGCCGGGGCCGGTCTCGGGGCGGTGGGTCACGCGGTGGCCTGTTCGGGAGGGGGTTCGGGGGCGTCGGGGGCGGCCGGTTGTGCGTACGGCAGGGTGACGGCGACCGCCGTGCCCTCGCCGGGCGCCGACTCCACGGCCAGCGTGCCGCGCAGCGCGCGGGCGCGGGCGCGCATCGCGGCCAGCCCGAAGCCGGTGCCTTCGGCGGCGCCGGAGCCGGGGGACGGCACCGCGTCGGGCGCGAAGCCCGTCCCGTCGTCCACCACGTCGAGGGCGACCTCGGTGTCCATGTAGGAGAGGGTCAGCTCGGCCCGGCCGGCGTGCGCGTGCTGGACGGCGTTGGCCAGTGCGGACTGCGCGATGCGCAGCAGCGCGACCTCGTGCGGGGTGGGCAGCTCGACGGGCGCCCCGGAGACCTGGCAGTGCACGGCCAGGCCGGAGGAGCGCGCGGTGGTGGCGCACAGCCGTTCCAGGGCGGCGGGCAGGGTCCCGGCCTCCAGGTCGGGCGGGCTGAGCGCCCGGACGAAACGGCGGGCCTCGGCGAGGTTGTCGACGGCGGCCTGCCGGGCCTGCCGGACGTGGCCGAGCGCGGTGGCGCTGTCCGGCCGCCGCTCCATCGCCCGTTCCGCGGCCCGCAGCAGCAACTGGATGCTGGAGAGGCCCTGCGCGAGGGTGTCGTGGATCTCGCGGGCGAGCCGTTCCCGCTCGGCGAGCACCCCGGCGGCGTGCTCGGCGGCCGCGAGGTCGCTGCGGGCCGCGGTCAGCTCCTCGATGAGGCGGCGGCGCTGCTCGCTCTCCCGGTAGAGGGCCTGGTAGCCGAGGACGACGGCGACGGCGACCGCCGCGCCCAGCGCGGGGCCGACGACCGTACCGACGGTGAGCGTACGGGTGTGCCAGCCGAACCCGCCGATCGCGACGAGGGTGGTGACCAGGACGGCGGGCAGCGCCCAGCGCAGCGGGAGCAGGTGGAGCTGGACGAAGAAGAGCGGGAAGGCGAGCCAGACGCCGAGGGGCGTGAGGGCGAGCAGCACGGCCCACACCGCCATGACGGCGGCGAGCCAGAGCACCGCGACGGCCGTCGAGGTGCGGACCGGCGGCAGCGTGGGGCCGACCGCGTACACGGCGAGCAGCAGGACGGCGGCGCCGACGACGGCCGGGGCGTCCGGGCTGTGGTCGGCGACGGCCCGTACGGCGGCGAGCGCCAGCAGGGCGGCCACCATCAGGTGCAGGCAGCCGCGCAGCACCCGCAGGGCGGGGGTCAGGGAGTGGGGAGTCACAGCCCTTCCAGGCTAGGCGCCCGGACGCGTACCGGCATCAATCAAAAGGTGGAGGGCGGACCCGGCCTTTCGATGCGGGTGAAGCACTCCGGGGCGCGATGCCCGGCGCCCCCTCCCCGGGCGACGGTGGGGGCAGCCGCCGGGCACCGGGCCCGGCGCCCCTCGGAAGGATGGCCCAGCCCCCGTGTTCGTCGCCTGGAGAGACCTGAGATTCGCCAAGGGCCGGTTCGCCCTCATGGGCACCGTCATCGTGCTGATCACGGTGCTGGTGGGGCTGCTGTCCGGCCTGACGGCGGGCCTGGGCCGGGAGAACACCTCGGCCCTCACCTCGCTGCCCGCCGACCGCCTCGCCTTCGCCGCGCCCCTGGACGGCGGCGACGACGTCTCGTTCACCGACTCGCACGTCGACAGGCGGACCTGGGAGTCCTGGGCGAAGGTGCCGGGCGTCGGCTCGGCGGAGCCGCTGGGGATCGGTACGGCCAAGGCCACGGCGGGCGGCGGCACGGACCGGCGGACCGCCGCGCTGTCCGCCTTCGGGGTACGGCCCGGCTCGCACCTGGCGCCCGGGGCCGGACGGATCGCGGACGGCTCGGCGGTGCTGTCCGCGAAAGCCGCGGACGAGCTGGGCGTACGGGCCGGCGGCACGTTCACACTGAACGGGCGGACGCTGACGGCCGCCGCGGTGGCGGGCGAGGCCATGTACAGCCACACGCCGGTGGTCTGGACGTCGCTGGACGACTGGGCAGGGGTGGCCGGGGGTTCCGCTTCCCGGACCTCCGGCGGCGGGGCCGACTCGGCCACCGTGGTCGCCCTCACCACCTCCTCGGACGCCGCGCTGGCCGCCGCCGACCGGCAGCTCGGCACCCGTACCGTCACGACCGGCGAAGCGCTGAACGCCATCGGCTCGTACACCGCGGAGAACGGTTCCCTCCAGCTCATGCGCGGCTTCCTCTTCGCCATCTCGGCGCTGGTCATCGGCGCGTTCTTCACGGTCTGGACGATCCAGCGCAGCGGCGACGTCGCGGTGCTCAAGGCGCTCGGCGCGCCCACCCGCTACCTGCTGCGGGACGCGCTCGGCCAGGCGGTCGTCCTGCTGGTGATCGGTACGGGCGTGGGCACCGCGCTCGCGGCCGCGGCCGGCGCGGCCGTCGGCGGCACCGTGCCGTTCGTCCTGGACCCGGCCACGGTCCTGGTCCCGGCCCTGGTCATGATCGCGCTGGGGGCCGTCGGCGCCGCGCTGTCCATCCGCCGCATCACGGCCGTCGACCCGCTGACGGCGCTGGGGAGCGCGCGGTGAGACCGGCGGGTTTCCCCTTCCCGAACGGTATCCGTGAAAGCGTTTCCCCGCCCGGACCGCTCCACCCGGACTGTTCCACGCGCAATTTCCGGAGCGGCCCGGCGTACGGCCTTCGCCATTCGGGAACCGGTGCCGGGAATTCCGGCGCGGGCCCTGGTCCCCGTTCCGATTCCGGTCCAGGTCCCGATTTCGGCCCCGATCCCGTACCGCTCCGTACGGATACGGATTCCGATTCCGCGAACGCGAAAGACCGGACCGTACAGCGCTCCCCCGCCCCGCGCCCCACCCGATTCCCTACTCAGCGACGGACCTCATGAAGACGAACCCCGCCACCCCCCGGCCCCACACGAGCCCCGCAACCGGAACCGCCCCCTCCGCCGGTCTCGCCCTCACCGGTGTCACCCTCACCTACCCGGACGGCGCCGGCCGCCTCACCGCCCTCGACGACGTGACGCTGACCGTGCCGCCGGGGTCCGTGACCGCCGTGGTCGGGCCCTCCGGCTCCGGCAAGTCCAGCCTGCTGGCGGTGGCCGCCACGCTGATCACCCCGGAGGCCGGGCGGGTGGTGATCGACGGTACGGACACCACCGGGATGAGCCGGGCCGAGCTGACCACGCTGCGCCGTACCCGCGTCGGCATGGTCTTCCAGCAGCCCAACCTGCTGCCCTCCCTGACGGCCGCGGAGCAGTTGCAGGTGATGGCGCACCTGGACGGCCGGACGCCGCGCGCCGCCCGGCCGCGGGCCCTGGAGCTGCTCGACGCGGTCGGTCTGGCCGACCAGGCGGCGCGCCGCCCGCACCAGCTCTCGGGCGGCCAGCGGCAGCGGGTCAACATCGCCAGGGCGCTGATGAACGAGCCGGCCGTCCTGCTGGTCGACGAGCCGACCAGCGCGCTGGACCACGAGCGCGGCGCCGCCGTCCTCGACCTGCTCACCACGCTCACCCGCCGGCGCGCCACCGCGACCGTCCTGGTCACGCACGACCGCGCCCACCTGGACGCGGTGGACGCGGTCGCGGAGATGCTGGACGGGCGGCTCGGCCGACTGCCGGACGGGCGGCTCAGCCTCCGGCGGAATCCCCGGCGGAGCCGTCGGCCGGGCCCTTGACCGGGTTGTGCGCCACGTCCTGGGCCGGGTCGTCGGCCGCGTGCGAGAAGAGCTTCAGCACGGGCACGCCGACCTTGTGCCGGGCGCGGGAGGCCCAGTCGCGGTGGAAGAACTCCTCGACGAAGTGCGGGGCGGTCAGCACGATCACCTCGTCGGCACCGGTCTCGTCGACGACCGACCGCAGCAGGTCCAGCGGGTGGTCCTCGACGACCTGCCCGATCGCCTCGGCGCCCGCCTCCCGCAGGGCGTGCAGGGTGTAGGACAGGGCGCGCTCGGCGGGCGGCTCCGCCTGGTCGCCCTCCGGCTCGTCGCCTTCCCGTACGGCGTCCTCGAACTCGCCCAGGGCGACATCGTCGATGGCCCTGAGCAGGCGGTCCTGATTGCCGCGCGGCTGCATGAGGACGACGAAGGAGACCTGGTCGTCGCCGTGCAGCGTGGTGACGAACTCCACGTCGGCGGGCGTCAGGGGCTTCTCGATCATCAATACGCTCGTGAACACGGCGGGCGCCCTTCTTCTCATCTCTCGCGGCCCGTCCGGGGAGCGGACCGACAGAAACCATCCTGCCCCGTCGCCACACGGGACCTGTTGGCCTTTAGTGTGCCCAGCGGAAGCTAAGCGGAACGGATAATTCCGCCTTTTGTTCAGGACCGGCGGTAGCGGGTGAACAGGAAGCCGGCCTCCTCCAGTACGGACGCGAGTTCGAATGTCTCCGGAACGGTCGTCACCGGCGCGTTCATGATGCGCGACGCGTCGCCGGCGACCACCAGCGGTGCCAGCGAGAGGCACAACTCGTCGAGTGCCCCGCTTCCGGCGAACTGACCCAGGAGCCGGGGCCCGCCCTCCGTCAGCAGCCTGGTCAGACCCCGCCCGGCCAGCGCGCCGACCACCCGCGACGGGTCGACGGCGGCCCCCTCACCGGCGAAGACGACCTCGGCACCGGCCTTGCGCGCGGTCCGCACCCGGTCCTCGTCGGCCCCCGCGCCGGTCACCACGACCGTCGGCACCAGCGGCTCGGTGAACAGCGGCTGCGCGAAGTCCAGGTCCAGGCTGGCGGTGACCACCGCGATGACGGGGGCGGGCGGCTGCCCGGCGGCGGCCCGGCGCGCCGCGAACGCCTCGCGGGCGCGGGCCGGGCGGTAGCCCTCCTTGCGTACGGTCTCGGCGCCGACGACCACCGCGTCCGCGAGGCCGCGCAGCACACCGAAGATCCGCATGTCCGCGTCACTGGAGAGCGGCTGCGAGCGGCCTTCGTGGTGGGCCGCGCCGTCCAGCGAGGAGACCATGTTCGCGCGGAGCCAGCCCGCTCCCGCGTCGAGACGGGGGTACGCGTAGGCGTCGGCCAGTTCGTCCAGGCCCCACCGGCGGTCGGCGAAATCGGCGGCGCCGGCCGGTGCGGAACCGGCGCCGGCGGCCGTACGGAAATCGGCCGGACCCGCCGTACGGGAATCAGCGGAATCGGCCGTAGTGGAATCGGCAGGGCCCGCCGTACCGGAATCCGGGGCGCCGGAAAGGGCTCCGGCGTCGGTCCCCGTCGCGGTTCCGGCAATGGCGCCAGGTTCCGCCGCGAGAGCGGACGCGACCGAGGCGGAATTCCCGTCCCGCGGAGTATCCGCGGTATGCGGGAAATCACCGGACGGCACGGGCGGGGCGGGAAGGGGAAACAGGCGTCGCATAGGCGGCAGTGTGACATGCCTCGCTCACCCGGCGGAGTCCTCCCGCACAGCGGCTAGGCTGGACGGCTGTGTCGCCTTCCCAGCCCTCGTCATCCCAGTCCTCCCCCATAGCCGGGCCGCCGGCCGACGGGGCCGGAGCGGCCCCCGCCGCGCTCACCTCGCGCGCGCCGCACGTCCCGGCCGACCGCCTGGTGGCGGAGATGGTCCCGCCGCCGCGGTTCCAGAGCGCGCGCTTCGAGACGTACATCCCGGACCCTGACCAGCCCAGCCAGGCCGCGGCCGTAGAGGTCCTGAGCGGCTTCGCCGCGGGCATCGGCGGCGGTACGGACCCGGCCGGCGGCAAGCGGCGCTGGTTCGGCCGGAGCGCCAAGAAGGCCGCGGCCCCCTCGGGCCCGCGCGGCGTCTACCTGGACGGCGGATACGGCGTCGGCAAGACGCACCTGCTGGCCTCCCTCTGGCACGCGACCCCCGCCGAGCCCGCGCTCAAGGCGTTCGGCACGTTCGTGGAGCTGACGAACCTGGTCGGCGCACTCGGATTCCAGCAGACCGTGCAGACGCTCAGCGGTCACCGCCTGCTGTGCATCGACGAGTTCGAACTGGACGACCCCGGTGACACGGTGCTCGTCTCCAGCCTGCTGAGCCGGCTGGTCGAGGCGGGCGTCGCGCTCGCCGCCACCTCCAACACGCTCCCCGGCAAACTGGGCGAAGGCCGCTTCGCCGCGGCCGACTTCCTGCGCGAGATCCAGGGCCTGAGCGCCCACTTCCGGCCGCTGCGCATCGACGGCGAGGACTACCGCCACCGCGGGCTGCCCGAGGCCCCGCCCCCGTTCGACGACGCGACCGTCAGCCGCGTCGCCCACCGCACCCCCGGCGCCTCGCTCGACGACTTCCCGTCGCTGCTGGACCACCTCTCGAAGGTGCACCCCAGCCGGTACGGGGCGATGTGCGACGGGATCACCGCCGTCTGCCTGACCGATGTGCAGGCGGTGCCGGACCAGTCCACCGCGCTGCGCCTGGTCGTCCTCGCGGACCGGCTGTACGACCGGGAGGTGCCGGTGGTGGCGGCGGGCAAGCCGTTCGACGCGCTGTTCAGCGAGGAGATGCTCAAGGGCGGCTACCGGAAGAAGTACTTCCGCGCCATCTCCCGGCTCACGGCGCTGGCCCGGGACGCCAAGCCGCTGGTGGAGGGGTAGCGGTCAGGACGGGGACGTAGTCGCGGCTCCCGGCCGGTACACCGGGTTCCGGGTCCGCGCGCGGCCGGTTCCCGGCGGCCGACGTGCGTGGTACACACATGCGGGTCACATCACCTGTCCGCCAGCAGGGAGTTGCCCATGTCCGCGACACGTCGTCAGGTCCTGGCAAGAACCGGCGCGCTGGGCGTATCGATCGCCTTCGCCGGCAGCGTCCCCGAGGTCTTCGCCGGCACCGCCACCGCCCGGAGCGCGGGCCGGCACGGCTACGGCCCCCTGATACCCGACCCGGCGGGTCTGCTCGACCTGCCGAAGGGGTTCCGGTACCGGGTGCTGTCCCGTGAGGGCCTTCCGCTGCCCTCCGGCGAGGGCCGCATACCGAGCAACCACGACGGCATGGCGGCCTTCCCGGGCCGCCACGGCCGCGTCCACCTCGTACGCAACCACGAGAACCGCAGCAAGTCCCGCGTCCCCGTCCCCGCCGTCGACGGCCTGACCTACGACCCGGCGGGCGAGGGCGGCTGTACGGCGCTGGAGGTGGACCAGCACCACCGCGTGCTGTCCGAGCGCGTCGCCATCGCCGGTACGTCCACCAACTGCGCGGGCGGGCCCACCCCGTGGCACACCTGGCTCACCTGCGAGGAGACCGAGCTACGGGCGGGCGAGGGCGGGTACACCAAGGACCACGGCTTCATCTTCGAGGTCGACCCGTACGACCCGCGCCGCACCGGCGCCGTACCGCTGACCGCCATGGGCCGCTTCCAGCACGAGGCCATAGCCGTCGACCCCGAGACCGGCACGGTCTACGAGACCGAGGACGCCTTCGACAAGCCGTTCGGTCTCTTCTACCGGTTCCGGCCGGCCAAGCCGCTGGGCGGCCGGGGCTCCCTGCGGGCCGGCGGACGGCTCCAGGCCCTGCGCGTACCGGACGTCAAGGACCTCTCCGCCGTCCAGGAGCCCGGCACCAGCTTCCGCCACGTGGAGTGGGTGGACGTCCCCGACCCGCTCGCGCGGCAGACCCCCGTCCGCTTCCAGGACTTCGGGCCGCGCGGCATCACCCACGCGCAGAAGCTGGAGGGCTGCTACTGGGGCGGCTCCAGCGTCTACTTCGTCTCCAGCTTCGCGCGGAGCAAGGACGGTTCGGCCGCCGACCACCAGGGCCAGGTGTGGCGGTACGACCCGGGCGCGCGCCGCCTCACGCTGGTGGTCGTCTTCGGCCCGGACGCCGACGTGCAACTGCCCGGCGAGTCCCCCGACAACATCTGCCTGGCGCCCGGCGGCGGGCTGATGGTGTGCGAGGACGGCGACGGCGCGCAGCACGTCTTCGGCCTGACCCGGCGCGGCACGGTGTACCCGGTGGCCCGCGGCCGGCAGAACATCGGCACACCGGAGAAGCCCGAGTGGGGCGAGTTCGCGGGGGTCACCTTCTCCCCCGACCACCGCACGATGTACGTCAACTGCTACACGCCCGGCACGACGTTCGCGGTCACCGGGCCCTGGGAGGACTAGCCCGTTCCGTTCGGATCATCTGAACGGTGGTCCGCGCATGTCGTTGACCGATGCGCGGTGGGCGCGGATCGAGCCGTTGCTGCCGGGCCGGACACCGAGGCGGGGTGGCCGCCGGCGGGGCCGTCGTGACCGGTTCACGGTCCGTCGCCCGCCGACCGTGCCAGGTACGCGTAGTTGTCCTCGATGAGGTGGTCCAGTGCGGCCCTGGCGGCGGCAAGGCCGTCGATGGCCTCGGACAGCCGGGCCCGCTCGCGGCCCATGAGTTCCAGTGCCTGCCGCGCCCTGTCCTCGCTCGGCTCGGCCATGCAGGGCGCCATCTCGGCGATGGTGCTGCTGGGCATGCCCGCCGCCAGGAACGCCTGGATGAGGCGCACCCGCCGAACGTGCTCGTCCTCGTAGTGGCGCTGTCCGCCGGGTGAGCGGGAGCTGACGAGCAGGCCCTGCTCCTCGTAGTAGCGCAGCGACCGGCGGCTGGCTCCCTCCACCGGGACCGGCACGCGCCGCTGTTCACCTTCGTCCCGGAGGCGGAGCGCTACGTGCGCAAGTACACCGTCTCCCACCCGGTCCCCGCCGGAAACTATCCGCCCCGGGCCTACGACGGCCTGACGGAGATCTGGTTCGAGAACTGGGAGGATCACGACGCCTTCTTCGCCTCCGAGAACTACCGGACGCTGGTCAACCCCGACGAAGCACGCTTCATCGACATGGAATCGGTGGCCGTGATGGTCACCGAGGAGAAGAAGGTCATGTGACGGACCGGCTCGAAAGACGCGCCCTACCCCGAGCAGGCCGAGCGCTGGGCCTCCAGCCATTCGCAGTGCGGGCACAGGAGCGCCCCGGGCCGGTCGGCGGGGTACTCGGTGGGCTCGCCGCAGTGCACGCAGTCGGCGAGGGGCGGACCGCTGTCCGCCCCTTCGTCCGTACGGTTCGGCTGCTCTTCTTCGGTGCCCGGCATACGTCCGATCGTACGCGCGGGCGTGCGATCGGGCGTAGGGGCGGGCGTGCGAGCGGGCGTATGTGCCGTGGCGGGGGCGCTCGTCAGATGCGGCGGGAGCTGAGGCGGCAGGCCAGGGCCGTGGCGGCGCCCGCGATCAGCAGGCCGGCGAGCAGCGGCAGCCAGGGCAGGGTGACCGTTCCGTGGGCGGAGCCGGTGACCAGTCCGGAGACGGCGGCGTTCGCGGGCGAGGCGCTCCCGATCAGCAGCAGGAGCGCGGCGAGCAGTCCGGACACGATCGACCAGCCGGTGCTGCGCAGCACCGGCCAGTTGCAGAGCGCCCCGACGGCGGTGCCGAGCAGTACGCAGACCAGCCCGGCGAGCAGCCCGGCGCAGGCGGCGGCGAGCACGGGGACGGCGGTCCGGTGGTCGGAGGCGTGCGGGTCGGCGACGAGCGAGACGTACGCCGTACCGACGAGGGCGAGACCCGCCGCCGACAGGCTCCCCGTCAGGACGGCGGCGAAGTGCGCCTTGCCGGGGCCGGCTGCCGCCGCCGTGCAGGAGCGGGCGGCCGGCGGCTCGCCCGTGACGCAGATCCGGCACAGCCAGGCGGCGAGGGGCAGCAGCCCGAACGCGGCGACACCGTACGAGTCGAGGATCGGCCCGCCGCTCTGCACGCCCACCGCGAGGAGGGCGGCATACAGGAGGACCGGCGGCAGCCAGCGGTGCGACCGCAGGAGCAGGGCGAACCGGTAGCGGAGGAGCGGGATCACGGGTACCGGTTTTCGTCGGGGACCGGGGCGGCGGGAGAGGACGAGGGTGGCGGCGGGGCGACCGCGCGGATGTGCCAGGGCGGGTGCGCCGCGAGCAGGGCGCGCAGCAGCGCGTCGGAGTGGGCGGCGGCAACGGCCAGCCGGACCGTCGTACCGCCGTCCGGGCCCCGCGTGACGTATGGCCGGCCCGGCAGCTCGGCGAGACCGGCGAGGTCGCGCGGGGTGAGGTGTCCGGCTGCGCCGGGAGCCTCCGCCTCGATGATCACTCGGGGGCCGGACGGCGGTGCATCGTCGCCCTCCGCCGGGCGCGCGCCCGTCTCCGCGTCCGCCGGGCGCGCGCCCGGATCCGTCCCCGCCCCGCCCGGGAGCCGGTCCAGGCCGTCTCCCCTGACGCGGTACCGCGCGTCGGCCGCGCCCGCCAGGCGCCGCGGGTCGTGGTCGACGAAGACGACCGTGCCGCCCGCCGCGACGCGCTCGGCCACCGCCCGGTCGAGGACGTCGCGGGCCGCCGGGTCCAGGCCCGTCCAGGCTTCGTCGAGGACGAGGAGTTCCGGCTCGGCGAGCAGGGCCTGGGTCAGTGCGACCTTCTGGCTGGTGCCCTTGGACAGCTCGGCGAGCGGCGTACGGGCGTGGCCGCCGGCGCCGAAACGTTCGAGCCAGTCCGTGGCACGGCGGGCCGCGGCGGGGCCGCGCAGGCCGTGGATCCGCCCGAGGTGGGTGAGGTAGCCGACGGCCGTGAACGGCAGGGCGGCGGGGAAGCGTTCGGGTACGTACGCGCTGCGCGGGCGCCCGGTGACCCGGCCCCTGCTGGGGGCGTCGATCCCGGCCACGATCCGCAGCAGCGTCGACTTGCCGCTGCCGTTGTGGCCCTCGACCCGCACCAGCGACCGGCGCGGCAGGTCGAGGTCGATGTTCCGCAGCACCCACGGGCCACGTACCCCGTACCGCCGCCCGACCCCGTCCAGCCTCATCGGTCCCCCGGCCCTCGTCCCCGTCGCCGCGCCGCCCCCGCCGTCAGTTCCCGGCCGCCTTCTCGGGGCGCAGCTCACTGGGCCGTACGATCACAAAACCCTCACCGTCCAGCCGGAGCTGCACCGCCTCGCCGGAACCGCCGCGCAGCATCGAGCCGAGGCTCTGCGAACGGTGCAGCGAGGTCTTCAGCGACGCGGTCCAGCCGACCACCGCGTCGGTGTCCACGAACACCGGGGCCTGCGGCGACACGGGGATGACGAGGGGGTTGCCCTCACACATCACGGCCAGCTTGCCGTGGCCGGTGAAGACGGAGTTGAACAGGCCGCCGCCGGTCATGCCCGCGCCCTTGACCGTGGAGATCTCGTAGGACAGGGACGGGTCGAAGCACAGCACGTTGCGGCCGTTGACGGTGAGGCCGTCGCCGGGGGCGAGGTCGACGATGAAACAGTTGGCGGCCTCGTGCGCGAACCAGACCTCGCCGCGGCCGCGCACGGCCATCAGGGCCAGGCCCTCGCCGGTCACGGCCCGCTTGAGGAACTTGCCGACGCCCTGCCCCTGCTTCTCGAACTGCAGGTCGCCCCGGTAGGCGACCATCGAGCCCTGGCGCGCGAAGCACTCGCCGTCCACGGCGTACTTGACCGATTTGGCGTTCTGCAGGGTCATGCCGGGCGCGGAGGCCGGCGTGACCACGTTCTCGGAGGCGAAGAGGTCGCTGTGCATAAGGAGGATAATCCCCCGGAACGATCCGTTCCGCCAAGGCGCCGGCCCGCGCGGTGCCGTTCCGGGCGGCTGGCACACTGGTCCGTGTGACCAGCACCGATCTCGCCGGACCCGGCGATCCGACCGACGCCGCCGCCGACGCGCCCCGCTCGGCGGAGACCGGCCGCGACGCCGCGCCGCAGTACGTCCTCCCCCTCGTCGTCCGGATCGAGCGGGACGACCCGCCCGCCCGTACGGACGCGCTGGAGACCTCGGCACGGGCCGTGCTGACCCTGCTCTCGGACGAGCGGGCGACGGGCGACGGCGAGTGGGCGGCCGCCGTGCACGCCTGGGAGGACGCCCGGATCCGCAAGGTCGTGCGCCGGGCGCGCGGCGCGGAGTGGCGGCGCGCCGAGGCGCTGCCGGGCATCACGGTGCACGGCGAGAGCGCCGAGGTCCGGGTCTTCCCGCCGGTCCCGCTGGACGGCTGGCCCAAGGACCTGGCCCGCCTCCAGGTCTCCGGCACCCACCTCGACGACCCGCGGGAGCCCGGCGCCCCCGCCACCGGTGTCCCGGTGCTGTGGCTCAACCCGGAACTGGACATGTCGGCGGGCAAGTCGATGGCCCAGACGGGCCACGGCGCGCAACTGGCCTGGTGGGCCCTGCCCGAGGCCGACCGCGCCGCCTGGCGCGCGGCCGGCTTCCCCCTGTCGGTACGCCCCTGCCCGCCCCACCGGTGGGCCGAACTGACCGCCAGTGGCCTGCCGGTGGTGCGGGACGCGGGGTTCACCGAGGTCGTACCCGGTTCGTGCACGGTCGTCGCCGACCATCCGGCGCTGC
Proteins encoded in this region:
- a CDS encoding peptidyl-tRNA hydrolase, with amino-acid sequence MTSTDLAGPGDPTDAAADAPRSAETGRDAAPQYVLPLVVRIERDDPPARTDALETSARAVLTLLSDERATGDGEWAAAVHAWEDARIRKVVRRARGAEWRRAEALPGITVHGESAEVRVFPPVPLDGWPKDLARLQVSGTHLDDPREPGAPATGVPVLWLNPELDMSAGKSMAQTGHGAQLAWWALPEADRAAWRAAGFPLSVRPCPPHRWAELTASGLPVVRDAGFTEVVPGSCTVVADHPALRAQV
- a CDS encoding AIM24 family protein, with protein sequence MHSDLFASENVVTPASAPGMTLQNAKSVKYAVDGECFARQGSMVAYRGDLQFEKQGQGVGKFLKRAVTGEGLALMAVRGRGEVWFAHEAANCFIVDLAPGDGLTVNGRNVLCFDPSLSYEISTVKGAGMTGGGLFNSVFTGHGKLAVMCEGNPLVIPVSPQAPVFVDTDAVVGWTASLKTSLHRSQSLGSMLRGGSGEAVQLRLDGEGFVIVRPSELRPEKAAGN